From the Candidatus Woesearchaeota archaeon genome, one window contains:
- a CDS encoding AI-2E family transporter: MLLILVFLVIHPYLGTILAAMILSYTFYPVYKRLLGLVRYQWLASLLTCVLILVIIVLPVIFLLSSLFTEVLNSYHFVVSTANQLNVSSSSFAQFVQEETGYVLNIQDIAEKGLQTALTALRALFVTLPKRMFHVFIMFFLMYYLFKDGDKLVGYLKRALSMKEKHHLEIMKQIDDVVYAVVYGYVITSLIQGILGGLGFFIFGITSPLLWGMVMALFAFIPFLGTWLIWLPASLFLILQGILTPEVNSIFYGIGLFLYGLFVVSAIDNIVRPIIIGNRTKIHPAIIFIGVLGGLAMFGFIGIVVGPLLLALLRTFIDIYHRDVS, translated from the coding sequence TTGCTGCTTATTCTAGTCTTTTTAGTTATCCATCCCTACCTTGGCACGATTCTAGCAGCAATGATATTGAGTTATACCTTTTATCCCGTCTACAAAAGGTTATTAGGCTTGGTGCGTTACCAATGGCTTGCATCATTGCTTACCTGTGTACTGATTCTGGTTATCATTGTGTTACCGGTTATTTTTTTACTCAGTTCCCTGTTCACTGAGGTCTTGAATTCTTATCATTTTGTTGTTAGTACCGCGAATCAACTGAATGTATCTTCTTCAAGCTTTGCGCAGTTTGTACAGGAAGAAACTGGCTATGTGTTAAATATTCAGGACATCGCTGAAAAAGGGCTCCAGACGGCCCTTACTGCACTTCGCGCTCTTTTTGTTACCTTGCCAAAACGGATGTTCCATGTATTTATCATGTTCTTTCTGATGTATTATCTGTTTAAGGATGGCGATAAACTTGTAGGCTACCTCAAGCGAGCTCTTTCGATGAAAGAGAAACATCATCTTGAGATTATGAAACAGATCGATGATGTGGTGTATGCCGTTGTCTATGGCTATGTAATAACTTCTCTTATCCAAGGGATTCTTGGTGGACTTGGTTTCTTTATCTTTGGCATAACCTCTCCTTTATTATGGGGTATGGTCATGGCGCTCTTTGCCTTTATTCCTTTCCTGGGTACCTGGCTGATCTGGCTTCCGGCAAGTCTCTTTCTGATCCTTCAAGGGATTCTCACGCCTGAGGTGAATAGTATCTTTTATGGCATTGGGCTCTTCCTCTATGGATTATTTGTGGTAAGTGCCATTGATAATATTGTTCGCCCTATTATTATTGGTAACAGAACAAAGATTCATCCTGCAATTATTTTTATTGGTGTCCTTGGTGGTTTGGCCATGTTTGGTTTTATTGGTATTGTTGTTGGCCCATTACTGTTAGCACTCCTGCGAACATTTATTGATATCTACCACAGAGATGTATCCTAA
- the dinB gene encoding DNA polymerase IV yields MTQRIILHLDMDCFFAAIEIRDHPEWKGKPVIIGADPEHGRGRGVVSTCSMEARKLGIRSAMPISKAYQLCPQGVFYQPCFDKYTRVSGRIMEIVKHFCPVMEQASIDEAYTDACFCGEFESARLLAQRIQQEIHEKEHLTCSIGIAPNKLLAKIASDYHKPNGLTMITYSQVSSFLHPLELRKLPGIGEKTEQLLQNIGIFTIGELASISTENLRNVVGLAAAHYLSEAAQGIDNRPLVDEYLARSVGRERTFHQDTKIITLLQYTLAQLARQVIIDLRSEGFMRFKKVMLRLRYEDFETHTKQYSLIAASDSHNVLFHVAWYLMNPFLRDKRRIRLLGIRVGSLQ; encoded by the coding sequence ATGACTCAACGGATAATTCTACACCTTGACATGGATTGCTTCTTTGCTGCTATTGAAATACGTGATCATCCTGAATGGAAGGGAAAACCTGTTATTATTGGAGCGGATCCAGAGCATGGAAGAGGAAGAGGAGTAGTAAGTACCTGTTCTATGGAAGCACGAAAGCTCGGCATCAGATCAGCAATGCCCATTAGCAAAGCATATCAGCTCTGTCCACAAGGCGTGTTCTACCAGCCTTGTTTTGATAAGTATACTCGAGTCTCGGGAAGAATTATGGAGATTGTCAAACATTTTTGTCCAGTGATGGAACAGGCAAGTATCGACGAAGCCTATACAGATGCTTGTTTTTGTGGAGAATTTGAAAGTGCACGTCTCCTTGCGCAGCGTATCCAACAGGAAATCCATGAAAAAGAACACTTAACGTGTTCGATAGGTATAGCACCAAATAAACTTCTTGCTAAGATTGCGTCAGATTATCACAAGCCAAATGGTTTAACCATGATAACCTATTCACAAGTTTCTTCTTTCTTACATCCCCTTGAGCTGAGGAAACTTCCCGGAATCGGAGAAAAAACAGAACAGCTCTTACAGAATATAGGGATCTTCACCATAGGAGAACTAGCAAGTATCTCTACGGAAAACCTTAGAAACGTTGTTGGGTTAGCAGCAGCTCATTACCTTTCTGAAGCTGCACAGGGCATTGATAACCGTCCTCTTGTCGATGAATACCTTGCTCGAAGTGTCGGCAGAGAACGAACCTTTCATCAGGATACAAAAATAATAACCCTTTTACAGTACACGCTTGCTCAGCTTGCCAGACAAGTCATTATAGACCTAAGATCAGAAGGTTTTATGCGCTTTAAAAAAGTAATGCTCCGTCTTCGCTATGAAGATTTTGAAACTCATACCAAACAGTACAGCCTCATCGCAGCAAGTGATAGCCATAACGTGCTCTTTCATGTTGCCTGGTATCTGATGAATCCTTTTTTACGAGATAAAAGAAGAATACGGTTGCTGGGAATACGTGTTGGATCTCTCCAATAA
- a CDS encoding AMP phosphorylase has translation MKLRVTDLDIRTGGPLIALMHKEDAHFLDLFPMDRVRIRKGKHEAIAIIDIAESSKLIQPGRLGLFEELLEILHARDDQLVKIHLEAKPRSIQYIKKKLNGYHLSYYELNAIVKDIVDNKLSDIEQTYFISSCYTHGLSTKETLNLTRAIVHNGDRFTTSVYPVLDKHSIGGVAGNRTTMIVVPIVASTGLCMPKTSSRCITSPAGTADTMEVLAPVEFTIPAMRKIVQKVNACIIWGGAVNLAPADDKLIKVEHPLEIDARGNLLASIMAKKRSVSSSHVLIDIPIGKGAKIATREGAEHLKVDFIAIGERLGITVRVIITDGSQPIGNGLGPSLEARDVLYILMNHERAPQDLKKKSIMMAGILLEMGGKAKKGEGHKLAKEILESGMAWQKMKEIIKAQGGNCFDPEKIPLGRYTKQVRATRHGKVKHIDNRTFAKIARLAGAPLDKEAGVYLQKKKGDEVAQGSVLFTIYAASKPKLAYAYQACRAFDGISY, from the coding sequence ATGAAACTTCGAGTAACTGATTTAGATATTCGCACCGGAGGACCACTTATTGCCTTGATGCACAAAGAAGATGCTCATTTTCTTGATCTCTTTCCCATGGATCGTGTGAGAATTAGGAAAGGAAAACATGAGGCCATTGCTATCATCGACATTGCAGAATCAAGTAAGCTTATTCAGCCTGGTCGTCTTGGCCTTTTTGAGGAACTCCTTGAGATTTTGCATGCACGAGATGACCAACTCGTAAAGATTCACTTAGAAGCAAAGCCTCGTTCAATCCAGTATATCAAGAAGAAGCTCAATGGGTATCACTTGAGTTATTATGAGCTTAATGCTATTGTCAAAGACATTGTTGATAATAAACTCAGCGATATTGAGCAGACCTACTTCATCAGTAGCTGTTATACGCATGGGCTTAGCACAAAAGAAACCTTGAATTTAACCAGAGCTATTGTTCATAATGGTGATCGCTTTACTACGTCGGTATATCCTGTTCTTGATAAGCATTCGATTGGTGGTGTTGCCGGTAATAGAACAACTATGATTGTTGTTCCTATTGTTGCATCAACAGGGCTCTGTATGCCTAAAACAAGTTCACGTTGTATTACTAGCCCCGCAGGAACGGCTGATACCATGGAGGTACTTGCTCCAGTGGAATTCACCATTCCTGCAATGAGGAAGATTGTCCAGAAAGTGAATGCTTGTATTATTTGGGGAGGTGCTGTTAATCTTGCACCCGCAGATGATAAACTCATCAAGGTTGAACATCCGCTTGAAATTGATGCTCGGGGTAATTTATTGGCGAGTATTATGGCCAAAAAAAGATCTGTTTCAAGTAGTCATGTTTTGATTGATATTCCTATTGGCAAAGGAGCAAAAATTGCAACACGAGAAGGAGCAGAGCATCTCAAGGTTGATTTTATTGCTATCGGAGAACGACTGGGCATCACGGTTCGGGTTATTATTACTGATGGCTCACAGCCGATTGGTAATGGATTGGGTCCTTCACTCGAAGCACGGGATGTCCTGTATATCCTCATGAATCATGAACGAGCCCCTCAGGACCTAAAAAAGAAATCAATTATGATGGCAGGTATCTTATTGGAAATGGGTGGCAAAGCCAAAAAAGGCGAGGGACATAAGCTTGCAAAAGAGATCCTTGAAAGCGGCATGGCATGGCAAAAGATGAAAGAGATCATCAAAGCACAGGGAGGAAACTGCTTTGATCCAGAAAAAATTCCTTTGGGAAGGTATACCAAACAGGTACGAGCAACACGCCATGGAAAGGTAAAACATATTGATAATCGTACCTTTGCAAAGATAGCCCGCCTTGCCGGTGCTCCTCTAGACAAAGAGGCTGGAGTATATCTCCAAAAGAAAAAAGGCGATGAGGTAGCACAAGGATCAGTACTCTTTACGATTTATGCAGCGAGCAAGCCAAAGCTAGCTTATGCCTATCAGGCGTGTCGTGCTTTTGATGGAATTTCGTACTAA
- the thrS gene encoding threonine--tRNA ligase: MITITFPDGKSKQYPQGITLKDIAFDLGQRLGRDALAGTVNDKLVDLSYSIHQDAAIAIITSDTHEGEEVFHHSTAHVLAEAVTRVFPHAKPTIGPSIEGGFYYDFDVQPLTPEDLAAIEGEMQKIVASNVSFERKEISIAEAKNFFSHNPYKLEIIEELAKEEKALSYYQHGNFKDLCRGPHIPETGRIKAFKLTKVSGCYWRGDATKQALQRIYGVSFPEKKQLADYIQRAQEAEKRDHRKIGEQLDLFSFHDEGRGFPFWHAHGMIIWNEIITYWREMHARHDYDEIKTPIILNKELWLRSGHWDHYKENMYFTTIEGTENAVKPMNCPGGLLVYKSKIHSYREFPIKNAELGHVHRHELSGVLHGLFRVRSFTQDDAHIFCLPEQLKDQIKEVIALVQEIYKTFGFTDYHIELSTRPEKSMGSDAVWEQAESALAQALQEKQIAYKINPGDGAFYGPKIDFHIKDCMGRRWQCGTIQVDFSMPERFDISYEGADGQKHRPVMVHRALLGSLERFVGILIEQYAGKLPLWLSPTQVIIMTVADRFNPYAEEIHAKLREQGIRSAMDLRSQSIPKKVRDAQLMKIPFMLTIGEKEMNEKVVAVRTLDGKVTFGVPLADFIPKVILLKNSRALSLDI, translated from the coding sequence ATGATTACGATTACGTTTCCTGACGGAAAGAGCAAGCAGTACCCTCAAGGTATAACCTTGAAAGACATTGCCTTTGATCTTGGTCAGCGTCTGGGACGAGATGCATTAGCAGGAACAGTAAACGATAAACTTGTTGATTTATCTTATAGTATACACCAGGATGCGGCTATTGCAATTATAACTTCTGATACCCATGAAGGTGAGGAGGTATTCCATCATTCCACTGCTCATGTCCTTGCTGAAGCAGTAACGAGAGTATTTCCTCATGCAAAACCGACCATTGGGCCGTCGATTGAAGGTGGATTTTATTATGACTTCGATGTGCAACCATTAACGCCAGAAGATCTTGCTGCTATTGAAGGAGAAATGCAAAAAATCGTTGCCAGTAATGTTTCTTTTGAACGCAAAGAAATTTCTATTGCTGAAGCAAAAAATTTTTTTTCACACAATCCCTACAAGCTTGAAATTATTGAAGAGCTTGCAAAGGAAGAAAAAGCGCTTAGCTATTACCAACATGGCAATTTCAAGGATCTTTGTCGAGGGCCCCATATTCCTGAAACCGGTAGAATTAAAGCGTTCAAACTCACCAAGGTTTCTGGTTGTTATTGGAGAGGTGATGCAACCAAGCAGGCCTTGCAGCGTATTTATGGTGTTAGTTTTCCTGAAAAAAAACAACTTGCCGACTATATCCAACGTGCTCAGGAAGCAGAAAAGCGGGATCATCGGAAGATCGGAGAGCAGCTTGATCTGTTTAGCTTTCATGACGAGGGAAGAGGGTTTCCGTTCTGGCACGCTCATGGTATGATTATTTGGAATGAAATCATCACTTATTGGAGAGAAATGCATGCCCGACATGATTATGATGAGATCAAAACACCGATTATTCTGAATAAAGAGTTATGGCTTCGTTCTGGACACTGGGATCATTATAAGGAAAATATGTATTTTACAACCATTGAGGGAACCGAAAATGCAGTAAAGCCAATGAACTGTCCTGGCGGATTGCTCGTCTATAAAAGCAAGATACATTCGTATCGTGAATTCCCTATTAAAAATGCTGAACTAGGCCATGTCCATCGTCATGAACTGTCTGGTGTACTCCATGGGTTATTCCGTGTACGCAGCTTTACCCAGGATGATGCGCATATTTTTTGTTTGCCTGAGCAGCTGAAAGACCAGATCAAAGAGGTTATTGCCCTAGTCCAGGAAATTTACAAAACTTTTGGCTTTACTGATTACCATATCGAGCTCTCAACACGGCCTGAAAAATCAATGGGAAGTGATGCAGTATGGGAACAAGCAGAATCTGCACTTGCCCAGGCACTTCAGGAAAAGCAAATTGCTTATAAGATCAACCCTGGCGATGGTGCATTTTACGGACCAAAGATTGATTTCCATATTAAAGATTGTATGGGACGGCGATGGCAGTGTGGAACTATTCAGGTTGATTTCTCTATGCCTGAACGTTTTGATATTTCGTATGAGGGAGCTGATGGCCAAAAACACCGTCCAGTCATGGTGCATCGTGCCCTTTTAGGAAGCCTCGAACGATTTGTGGGAATTCTTATTGAGCAGTACGCAGGTAAGTTGCCTCTCTGGTTGAGTCCAACGCAAGTGATCATTATGACCGTTGCCGACCGTTTTAATCCGTATGCAGAAGAAATACATGCAAAGTTACGAGAACAGGGCATACGGTCAGCAATGGATTTGCGAAGTCAATCTATTCCTAAAAAAGTAAGAGATGCACAGCTGATGAAAATTCCGTTCATGCTTACCATTGGTGAAAAAGAAATGAACGAAAAGGTTGTTGCTGTTCGCACGCTTGATGGAAAGGTAACATTTGGTGTTCCACTTGCTGATTTTATCCCCAAGGTTATTTTACTCAAAAATAGTCGTGCATTATCATTGGATATATGA
- the topA gene encoding DNA topoisomerase I, translating to MYELIISEKPKAAQKIAEALANGKAIKKVYQGVPYYEITRGNKDIVVAAAVGHLYGLAQKGKSTWTYPQFDVEWKLTADMSKDARYAKKYYTLLKKLAKDAREFTIACDYDVEGEVIGLNILRFICKQKDAHRMKFSTLTKPDIVEAYDHKSPTLNWGQANAGETRHELDWYYGINVTRALSAAIRQSGRFKVLSSGRVQGPALKIIVDREKEIKAFIPVPYWQIELHGRVNNGMLQAWHKQDKFWNKEDATRIFTKIKDCKQGMVVQIERSQMQQPPPVPFDLTTLQTEAFRHLHIKPKDTLEIAQELYTSGYISYPRTSSQQLPPTIGYKHLLTNVGKQDKYKAYCEKLLQKKTLQPNNGKKTDPAHPAIYPTGIVGEMEGNEVRVYDLIVRRFLATFGDPALRETNTITLEVRAEPFVAKGTRTVVKGWHELYGPYAKFKEEELPPVQEKDQVSVEEIFLHDKETQPPKRYTQASLIKELEARGLGTKSTRASIIDTLFQRGYVYEDPIHATDLGMATVTMMGQYTPMMVDEELTRHFEGEMEEIREGKKKPVTVLAEAKEVLTKTLKEFKEKEKKIGQGLITAEQETRKAMNELGPCPVCGKGQLTMKSGKYGKFIACTAYPACTATFKLPQFGLIKPSKQACVQCQYPEITIIRKGKQPQNICINPECPSKKITDVHAKKEMEAIANGSTKPCPLCKDGSVVLRRGIYGSFYGCSRYPKCKFTENIGAKNEPSISSEKELTVSSPPVAEDKIAEDKKPVTKNPKRQKKPKGVRKR from the coding sequence ATGTATGAATTGATTATCAGCGAAAAACCAAAAGCTGCTCAAAAAATTGCAGAGGCGTTGGCAAATGGGAAAGCGATTAAAAAGGTATATCAGGGCGTTCCCTATTATGAAATAACCCGTGGCAATAAGGACATTGTGGTAGCTGCTGCTGTCGGTCATCTGTATGGATTAGCCCAAAAAGGAAAATCAACCTGGACGTATCCGCAATTTGATGTCGAATGGAAGTTAACTGCTGATATGAGTAAAGACGCGAGGTATGCAAAAAAGTATTACACACTGCTCAAGAAACTCGCAAAGGATGCGCGTGAGTTTACTATTGCTTGTGATTATGATGTTGAAGGAGAGGTTATTGGCTTGAATATCCTTCGGTTTATCTGTAAGCAGAAGGATGCTCATCGTATGAAGTTTTCGACGTTGACCAAGCCCGACATCGTTGAAGCCTATGACCATAAATCTCCTACCCTTAATTGGGGACAGGCAAATGCAGGTGAAACACGACATGAATTGGACTGGTATTATGGCATTAATGTGACCAGAGCACTTTCAGCAGCTATCCGTCAAAGTGGACGTTTTAAAGTTTTGAGTTCTGGTCGTGTGCAGGGACCGGCGTTAAAGATTATTGTTGACCGGGAAAAGGAAATTAAGGCGTTTATTCCTGTTCCTTATTGGCAGATTGAACTCCACGGAAGAGTGAACAATGGTATGTTGCAGGCGTGGCATAAACAGGATAAGTTTTGGAACAAGGAAGATGCCACTCGTATCTTTACTAAAATTAAGGACTGCAAACAAGGCATGGTTGTGCAGATTGAGCGGAGTCAGATGCAACAGCCTCCACCAGTTCCCTTTGATTTAACAACCCTTCAAACCGAAGCATTTCGTCATCTTCATATCAAACCAAAAGATACGCTTGAGATTGCGCAGGAATTGTATACTTCTGGATATATCTCTTATCCGAGAACATCTTCCCAGCAGTTACCTCCTACTATTGGGTATAAACATCTTCTCACCAATGTAGGAAAGCAGGATAAGTATAAGGCTTATTGTGAAAAACTCTTACAAAAAAAGACGCTCCAGCCGAATAATGGAAAGAAAACAGATCCTGCCCATCCTGCAATCTATCCTACCGGTATTGTCGGGGAAATGGAGGGCAATGAAGTGAGAGTGTATGATCTTATTGTACGACGCTTTTTGGCAACCTTTGGGGATCCTGCGCTTCGAGAAACAAACACCATTACGCTGGAAGTAAGGGCAGAGCCGTTTGTAGCCAAAGGAACACGAACCGTCGTGAAAGGATGGCATGAGCTTTATGGTCCCTATGCTAAATTCAAGGAAGAGGAACTTCCTCCGGTCCAAGAGAAGGATCAGGTTTCTGTAGAAGAGATTTTTCTCCACGATAAAGAAACCCAACCGCCAAAACGCTATACGCAGGCTTCACTTATCAAGGAACTTGAGGCTAGGGGACTAGGAACAAAGTCAACGAGGGCAAGCATTATTGATACCTTATTTCAACGTGGATATGTCTATGAAGATCCCATCCATGCAACTGATCTCGGTATGGCAACCGTTACCATGATGGGTCAATACACCCCCATGATGGTCGACGAGGAACTTACCAGGCATTTTGAAGGAGAAATGGAAGAGATTCGTGAAGGAAAGAAAAAGCCTGTTACCGTGCTTGCTGAAGCGAAAGAAGTGCTCACTAAAACTCTTAAAGAGTTTAAAGAAAAAGAAAAGAAGATAGGTCAAGGGTTAATTACTGCTGAACAAGAAACCCGGAAGGCTATGAACGAACTCGGGCCATGTCCTGTTTGTGGAAAGGGCCAACTTACCATGAAGTCAGGAAAATACGGTAAATTTATTGCATGTACTGCATACCCGGCATGCACTGCAACCTTTAAGCTTCCACAATTTGGTCTTATTAAGCCTTCAAAACAGGCCTGTGTTCAGTGTCAGTATCCTGAGATTACTATTATCCGTAAAGGTAAGCAGCCTCAAAATATCTGTATTAATCCCGAATGTCCCTCGAAAAAAATTACTGATGTCCATGCGAAAAAGGAAATGGAAGCTATAGCAAACGGTTCTACCAAACCCTGTCCACTGTGTAAAGATGGATCTGTTGTTCTTCGCCGAGGGATTTATGGCAGCTTCTATGGTTGCAGTAGATATCCGAAATGTAAGTTCACTGAAAACATTGGTGCCAAGAATGAGCCATCAATCTCGTCTGAAAAAGAACTAACAGTATCATCACCTCCAGTAGCAGAAGATAAAATAGCAGAAGATAAAAAGCCCGTAACTAAAAATCCAAAACGCCAAAAAAAGCCAAAAGGAGTTAGGAAGCGCTAG
- the nadC gene encoding carboxylating nicotinate-nucleotide diphosphorylase: MADHELEERLITKIIALALEEDIGSGDVTTASVITTSERRAATILLNEAGVVCGLPLLSTIFRGDPVEFHLHVKEGYLAQKGTDIVTLKGPAPIILTKERTLMNFLQVLSGIATQTHAFVELVKNYPVTVLDTRKTHPGLRMLEKYAVCIGGAKNHRFGLYDMVLIKDNHLKANGSLTDAVNAVVTHHRKHHRAYTLEVEVANLDQVKEALRTKADLIMLDNMSLPEIKQAVSLIQKKKKIEVSGGVTLQNIRKIAACGVDYISIGSALTLGAKPLDMSLDFSS, translated from the coding sequence ATGGCTGATCATGAATTAGAGGAAAGACTTATTACGAAGATTATTGCTCTTGCTCTTGAAGAGGATATAGGTTCAGGTGATGTAACAACGGCTTCGGTTATTACAACCTCAGAGAGGAGAGCTGCAACTATTTTGCTCAATGAAGCTGGTGTTGTGTGCGGACTTCCTCTCCTTTCTACTATTTTTCGTGGTGATCCTGTTGAATTTCATCTCCATGTCAAGGAGGGTTATCTTGCTCAAAAGGGAACGGACATTGTTACTCTCAAAGGGCCTGCCCCAATTATTTTAACAAAAGAAAGAACACTGATGAATTTTCTCCAGGTTTTATCAGGTATTGCCACGCAGACCCATGCGTTTGTGGAACTGGTAAAAAACTACCCTGTTACGGTTTTAGACACCAGAAAAACCCATCCGGGTTTACGCATGCTTGAAAAGTATGCTGTCTGTATCGGCGGTGCAAAGAACCACCGCTTTGGGTTGTATGACATGGTTCTCATTAAAGATAATCACCTCAAAGCCAATGGCTCACTCACCGATGCGGTAAATGCAGTCGTAACCCATCATCGAAAACATCATCGTGCCTATACTCTTGAAGTAGAAGTCGCAAACCTTGACCAAGTAAAGGAAGCCTTGCGGACAAAAGCTGATCTGATAATGCTCGACAATATGTCTCTTCCTGAAATAAAACAAGCCGTTTCCCTTATTCAGAAAAAAAAGAAGATTGAAGTCTCTGGTGGTGTGACGCTTCAGAACATTCGAAAGATTGCTGCATGTGGGGTTGATTATATTTCCATTGGATCTGCCTTAACCTTAGGGGCAAAGCCCTTAGATATGAGTCTTGATTTCTCCTCGTGA
- the serS gene encoding serine--tRNA ligase: MLDIKLIREHPEIVRKDLVKRDMTSKLSWIDDILQLDGQWRDCLQELEKLRHRRNKVTEEINLLKKQGKDISPKIAEVKQIPKDIETQEAKTAKLKEKLDYYLMSLPNILHASVPDGKSEADNQAVAYVGTKPSFSFPLKSHVDLLEELGLVDLERAAKIAGARFYFLKDTLALLDLALQRFAIDALRKKGYMLIQPPYLMRRKPYTGVTDLTFFEDELYKIENDDLYLIATSEHPLTAQYLDEVIDEKDLPVKLVGISPCFRKEAGSHGKDTKGIFRVHQFHKVEQIIICKPEDSWKFHEELLNNALALVNDLGFHARIMNMCAADIGTVAAKKYDIECWMPAQNTYREIISCSNCTDYQARRLNIRWTDGKNREYVHTLNSTALATSRVIVAILENYQQQNGNILLPPVLHPLMDGMSSITKALSTNAVPEVRP, translated from the coding sequence ATGTTAGACATTAAGCTTATCAGAGAACATCCAGAAATTGTGCGAAAGGATTTGGTAAAGCGGGATATGACCAGTAAGCTCTCATGGATAGATGACATTCTCCAGCTTGATGGGCAATGGAGAGACTGCTTACAAGAACTGGAGAAACTTCGTCATCGACGTAATAAAGTAACGGAAGAGATTAATCTTCTGAAAAAGCAGGGAAAAGATATCTCACCAAAAATAGCAGAAGTCAAGCAAATTCCTAAGGATATTGAAACACAAGAAGCAAAAACTGCAAAACTTAAAGAAAAGCTTGATTACTATCTGATGAGCCTTCCTAACATCCTCCATGCGTCTGTACCCGACGGAAAAAGTGAGGCAGATAATCAAGCTGTTGCCTATGTTGGTACAAAGCCATCCTTTTCCTTTCCTTTGAAAAGTCATGTTGATCTCCTTGAAGAACTTGGCTTAGTTGATTTGGAAAGAGCAGCAAAGATTGCTGGTGCTCGGTTCTACTTCCTGAAAGATACCCTTGCTCTTCTTGATCTTGCCTTGCAACGATTTGCCATCGATGCACTGCGCAAGAAAGGGTACATGCTTATCCAGCCACCCTATCTCATGCGCAGAAAGCCCTACACTGGCGTTACTGATCTTACCTTCTTTGAAGATGAACTCTACAAAATCGAAAATGATGATCTTTACCTTATTGCTACCTCTGAGCATCCCTTAACGGCCCAATACCTGGACGAAGTTATTGATGAAAAAGATCTTCCTGTAAAGCTTGTTGGTATCAGTCCTTGTTTTCGCAAGGAAGCAGGAAGCCATGGAAAAGACACGAAAGGCATTTTTCGTGTTCATCAGTTTCATAAGGTTGAGCAGATTATTATCTGCAAGCCTGAAGATTCGTGGAAATTTCATGAAGAACTCTTGAATAATGCCCTTGCGTTGGTCAATGATCTTGGCTTTCATGCTCGGATCATGAACATGTGTGCAGCTGATATTGGTACGGTTGCCGCAAAGAAATATGACATTGAATGTTGGATGCCTGCTCAGAATACATACCGTGAAATTATTTCCTGTAGTAATTGTACTGATTATCAGGCAAGACGTTTAAACATCCGGTGGACTGATGGCAAAAACCGAGAGTATGTGCATACCCTGAACAGTACAGCCTTGGCTACGTCAAGAGTAATCGTTGCAATCCTTGAAAATTACCAACAGCAAAATGGTAACATACTGCTTCCTCCAGTACTTCATCCCTTAATGGATGGCATGAGTTCAATAACAAAAGCATTATCCACCAACGCAGTACCTGAGGTGAGACCATGA